TGACGCTCGGCATGTAGCCCACTTCGAGGACGTCCCCGCCACACTCGGGACACTCCCTGTCGGCGTCCTCGATCTCCGTGGCCTCCATCACGTCGGCGTCCTCGATCAGCTCGGCGAGTCCCGACGGGTTCACCATCCGGCCCTCGACGACGCGGTTCTGGTCCATGGGTCGACCAGGCCCGCCGGCCACAAAAACGCCGCGCTACAGCCAGGGTTCGCGCTCGCTGTCGGCCGCGTAGCCCGCCGGCCGCCCCTCGCCGTCGTCCTCCTCGGACCACGACCCGGAGTCGCCGTTGTCGTCGTTCGCCCCGGTCAGGCGGTCGCTGACCCCGCTCCCGGGATCGAACGCGAGCACGCCCGCGACGATCAGCACCACCAGCGGCGCCTGCTCGAACGCCACCCCGAGAAGCGACAGCGGGAGCACACCGAGCGCGATCGCGCTGCCGAAGCGAAAGGAGTCGATGTCGAGGTTCCGGCGCAGCCAGGGGCCGAACAGCGCGACCCCCAGCGCGAAGGCGACGCCGACGCCCGCGGCGGCGACCGCCCGCAGGATCAGCCCCGGATCGGGCACCAACACGAGTTCGGCACCGGCGGGGTCGACGCTCGCGATGAACCCCAGCCCGACGATCACGCCGGGCGAGGGGAGGTACTCGCCGATCCGTGCGCTCGCGGTCTTGGCGGCGATCGCGGCGATCACCAGCGCGGCGAACCGTTCGAAGATCGCGAGGTCGAGCACGCTGGCGATCGTCGGCGCGAGGGCGGCCTCCAGCGCGGCGAGCGGCAACAGGCCGGCCCCGATCAGCAGGACGATCTTCGCCTGCTCCCTGGGCGTGCCGTCCATCTCCGCGAGGATGACCGCGAGGACGGCGCTCCCGCCGAAGACGAGCAGGCCCACCTGGACGATGCCCGCGATCGAGTCGATCCCGCCCGCGAGGATCAGCGCGGGGAAGATCCCGTCGATCAGCGGGAGGACCATCACGATCGCGAGCAGCTTCGTCGGGCCCGAGACGGCCTCCCGGAGCCCGAGCGCCCGCTCCAGCCTGAGCGCGACAGGGTGCTGGGAGCTACTCATGGCGGTACCGCAACGGGACGCGTGGTCTGGAGCTCGCTTCCGACCGCCGCACGCGAGTCCAGGTGGACCCTATCAGAGTCGCGAATTTGGTGAACGTGCTGTCGAATCTGGTATCCGATCGACCGACACACCACACGTTCGCGCTGATAGCGTCCATACCTGAAACAACGATTATGAACATCTATAAGCGTTGTGTGGGTGATGTAGCCACTCCGCAGTACGCACGTCCGACCACGAGTGTACACTCCCGTCCGTTCGTCCACCGATCCGGGCGTGGAGTGGCGTAACACACTCTTCGAGAACCGACCACGTGAGGGACGACCCCACACGGGTGGCGTCTCGCAACCCTTTTGGATCGGGGTGGCAGACGATTTATATGGCGAGTAACGCTTTCCTCGACAAGCTCGACATCCCCGAAGCGCTGACGTTCGACGACGTACTGCTTCGGCCGAAGGAGAGCCGAGTCGAACCCGACGACGCCGATCTCTCGACGCGCGTCTCGACGAACGTGGAGCTCAACGTCCCCGTCCTCTCGGCGGCGATGGACACCGTCACCGAGAGCGAGCTCGCGATCGAGATGGCCCGCCAGGGCGGGCTGGGCGTGCTCCACCGGAACATGGACGACGATCGGATGATCGAGGAGGTCGAGCGCGTCAAGCGCGCCGACGAGCTGATCATCCGCGACGTCGTCACTGCTGATCCCGAGCAGACGATCCAGGAGGTCGACCACATGATGGAGCGCGAGGGGGTAAGCGGCGCGCCCGTCATCGACGCGAACGACGAGGTCCTCGGGATCATCTCGGGCACCGACATCCGTCCCTACCTCGAGGTCGGCGAGCGCGACGCCGTTCGCGAGGCGATGACCGACGAGGTGATCACCGCTCCCGAGGACGTCTCCGCGCGCGAGGCGCTCGAGCTGATGTACGACCACAAGATCGAGCGCGTCCCGATCGTCGACGACGACAACCGCCTGCAGGGGCTGGTCACCATGCAGGGGATCCTCCAGCGCCGGGAGTACGACGACGCGGTCCACGACGACGACGACCGGCTGCGGGTCGGCGTCGCGGTCGGCCCCTTCGAGGAGGAGCGGGCGGTCGCCGCCGACGAGGCCGGCGCGGACGTGCTGTTCATCGACTGTGCGCACGCCCACAACATGAACGTCATCGACAGCGCCCGCGTCATCACCGAGAACGTCGGCGCGGACGTCGTCGTCGGCAACGTCGGCACCCGCGAGGCCGCCGAGGCCGTCGTCGACTTCGCCGACGGGATCAAGGTCGGGATCGGCCCCGGCTCGATCTGTACCACCCGCGTCGTCTCGGGGGCGGGGATGCCCCAGATCACCGCCGTCGCGCAGGTCGCCGACGTCGCGAGCGAGCACGACGTCCCCGTGATCGCCGACGGCGGGATCCGCTACTCGGGCGACGCGATCAAGGCGATCGCCGCCGGCGCCGACGCCGTGATGCTCGGGTCGTACTTCGCCGGCACCGAGGAGGCGCCGGGGCGCGTCGTGACGATGAACGGCAAACGCTACAAGCAGTATCGTGGGATGGGTTCGGTGGGGGCGATGCGCTCGGGCGGCGGCGACCGCTACCTGAAGGACGAACCCGACGACGAGGACGAGTACGTCCCCGAGGGCGTGGAGGCGGCCACGCCCTTCAAGGGCAGCCTCGAGAGCGAGCTCCACCAACTGACGGGGGGGATGAAAAGCGGGATGGGCTACGTCGGCGCCGACACCGTCCCCGGGTTCAAGGAGCGCGCGGAGTTCGTGCGCGTCTCCTCGGCGGGCCAGGCCGAGGGCCACGCACACGACGTCGTCATCACCGACGAGGCACCCAACTACAGCCCGACCGAGGAGTAGGAAGGGGGCAACTCATTAGCCTGAGTCGGCTAGGGGCGATATGGACTCCCCGTTCGACGTCCTCGGGATCGATCCCAGCGCTGACGACGAGGAGGTAGAGCGGGCGTATCGCCGGCGGGCGAAGGAAACCCACCCGGATCTGGGGGGGTCCGCGGAGGAGTTCAAGCTCGTCACCGCGGCCTACGAGGCGATCGAGGCCGGGGAGTACGACGCCGACCTGGAGCTCGATCCCGGGGGCGAGGGGAGCACGGCCGACACCGACGACGAACGTCTGGAGACCCGCGTCGAGTACCTCAACTACGACGTCCTCGTGGACCACGGCTGGGAGCTCGACGACGAGGATCTCTTCGAGAAGGCCGCCGACGCCGGGCTGGATACGGAGGATCACGGTCGGCTGCTGGTCCAGCCCGGCGAGTCGCTGCTCGAGGCCGCCGAGAACCGCGGGTTCGCCTGGCCCTACGCCTGCCGGGGCGGGGCGTGTGCGAACTGTGCGGTGACGGTCTGTGAGGGCGAGCTCTCGATGCCGACCAACCACATCCTCCCTCCCGAGATGACCGACCGGGGCCACCGTCTCTCCTGTAACGGGGTACCGATAACCGAGGAGATGAAGGTCGTCTTCAACGTCAAACACCTGCCCGGCCTCGACGAGCTGCGTCTGCCGCCCCGGCCCTTCGAGAAGGCCCAGTCCGACGACTGAGCTCAGAACGTGTAGCCGTACTCCTCCTGAAGCGCGTACGCGCCGGTGCCCCAGATGTAGTCCTC
The sequence above is a segment of the Halalkalicoccus tibetensis genome. Coding sequences within it:
- a CDS encoding DUF5795 family protein → MDQNRVVEGRMVNPSGLAELIEDADVMEATEIEDADRECPECGGDVLEVGYMPSVSEFVTGYKCQDCGWSETDRE
- a CDS encoding DUF5794 domain-containing protein — its product is MSSSQHPVALRLERALGLREAVSGPTKLLAIVMVLPLIDGIFPALILAGGIDSIAGIVQVGLLVFGGSAVLAVILAEMDGTPREQAKIVLLIGAGLLPLAALEAALAPTIASVLDLAIFERFAALVIAAIAAKTASARIGEYLPSPGVIVGLGFIASVDPAGAELVLVPDPGLILRAVAAAGVGVAFALGVALFGPWLRRNLDIDSFRFGSAIALGVLPLSLLGVAFEQAPLVVLIVAGVLAFDPGSGVSDRLTGANDDNGDSGSWSEEDDGEGRPAGYAADSEREPWL
- the guaB gene encoding IMP dehydrogenase produces the protein MASNAFLDKLDIPEALTFDDVLLRPKESRVEPDDADLSTRVSTNVELNVPVLSAAMDTVTESELAIEMARQGGLGVLHRNMDDDRMIEEVERVKRADELIIRDVVTADPEQTIQEVDHMMEREGVSGAPVIDANDEVLGIISGTDIRPYLEVGERDAVREAMTDEVITAPEDVSAREALELMYDHKIERVPIVDDDNRLQGLVTMQGILQRREYDDAVHDDDDRLRVGVAVGPFEEERAVAADEAGADVLFIDCAHAHNMNVIDSARVITENVGADVVVGNVGTREAAEAVVDFADGIKVGIGPGSICTTRVVSGAGMPQITAVAQVADVASEHDVPVIADGGIRYSGDAIKAIAAGADAVMLGSYFAGTEEAPGRVVTMNGKRYKQYRGMGSVGAMRSGGGDRYLKDEPDDEDEYVPEGVEAATPFKGSLESELHQLTGGMKSGMGYVGADTVPGFKERAEFVRVSSAGQAEGHAHDVVITDEAPNYSPTEE
- the fer gene encoding ferredoxin Fer gives rise to the protein MDSPFDVLGIDPSADDEEVERAYRRRAKETHPDLGGSAEEFKLVTAAYEAIEAGEYDADLELDPGGEGSTADTDDERLETRVEYLNYDVLVDHGWELDDEDLFEKAADAGLDTEDHGRLLVQPGESLLEAAENRGFAWPYACRGGACANCAVTVCEGELSMPTNHILPPEMTDRGHRLSCNGVPITEEMKVVFNVKHLPGLDELRLPPRPFEKAQSDD